The Poriferisphaera corsica DNA segment CCAACTCGCTCCGCCAGTACCTCATCACCTCCTCCGTCGTCTCCGAAGTCGGCATCCCCATGTTCGGCCCATACGCCGCTACAAAAGCCGCACAAGACGGCCTCGCTTCCGCACTCCGAGCCGAACTCGCCGTCAAAGATTTCTTCGTCACCTCCATCCACCCCGCCGGCACATCCTCCGAATTCTTCGACGTCGTCGACGACATCTCCGCCGAAAAGCCAGCCGCTCAAAACACACCCAAACACATCATGCAAACCCCTCAGCAAGTTGCCGCAAAAATCACCCGCGCCATCCAAAAACCCACCGCCGAGGTTTGGCCCATGCGCTCCGTCCACTGGGGCGTCTCATTCGCCACCCTCTTCCCTCGCCTCCGCTCCCACGTCCTCAAAGGCCACGCCAAAAAACTCATCGCCTCATCCCCTCCCTCTTAAGACAACTTTCACACACCCAATTCCCTCCACCAAGCCCACGACCGCCGGTCGTGGGGTGTCTTCAAATACCCTTCAATCGCCTGCAACACCACCTCTTCCCTCCCCTTCTTCGCTTGCATCATCAGTCCACAATCCCACATCCAAAACCATCCTGCCCTAATCACCCATTAGACATCCTTTTTCGAGTACAACCCATCAAACCGTCCTTCATTCACATCTCCCTCTCGCGGCAACTTCCACCCAATTCCCGCTCTCCCGCTTCACTCCTTCGCATATACTGCCAAATCCTCACAACATTCAGCCCCGTATTCATCCACGGCGTCACCGTCGCCAACAACACAAACAACGTCGCAAACCCCACCAAATCAAACGGCCTTCCCAACAACAAACCACCACACACACCCATCACTACTGTCAACAGCAACCACACGCCCAACATCACCCGCAACCATTTCCCCTCACACTCCAGATAATCAATCCGCCAACCCATCCGCCAATCCCAAACATCCTCCCGCATCAGCCGCACTTCCCCCTTCGGCCAAACCCACCCACACTCCGAACACCGCCCATCCTCACACGCCCGCACATCATACCCACACTTCCCACAAACTCCCGGCCCATCTACCCACCTCCTCAACGCCTCATCCTCCCCCACATCACTCACCCATTTCCAAAACGCAGCCACACCAAACCCAACCCCCACAAGCCCCAACACCATCGCCACATACTTCACCTCCCAACTCATTTCCCACAGCCACCACCCTCCACCAAAACAAACCACCGCCAACAAACAATGCTGCGCAATCCGCCGATCACGCGCCCGCTTAAACAACCGCCGTTCACGCTGTTCCTTACTCATACCTTACCTCATCCCCACCATCCAACTTCCAAACCATATATACCCCAATCCGCCAAAGATTCACCACATGATGCAAACACGACACCCCGACAATCATCCAAACCAGACCCATGATCACGCTCCACCGCTCCTGCCCCGACAACCCAAAACTCATCGCCCCCATTCCAACATACCCCACAATCATCAGCACTAACATCCCCGCCGATCGCCTCACATCCTCCAAATACACAATCCGCCAGTTCCCTTGTTTCCACCACGCCCAAACATCGCGCCGTTCAACGCGCTGCCCCAGGATCTCACCATCATCATCAACCCGTGGCAACATCCACCCACACTCCGAACACACATCACCACCACCGCGCGAAACATCATACCCACACCGACCACACCGCCCCCGATCATCCAGCCACGCCCAAACATAATGATGCTCCGGAAATTCACGCACCGCCATATAAAAGGCCATCACCCCATACATCCCACCCATGAGCCCAAAAAAAATCCCCAAACTTTGTAGCGTCGGATGGAACCACATCAAAAACATCGCCAAACCTGACTCGACCACACACACCCAACTATACTTCCACACCGTCCGCCGCCGCACGTCCTCCACCACATAAATTTCATCTACTCCTCCCCGCTCACCTCGCCATCCTTTCCGCAGCCCCATCCCCAACGAAACCACGCCAAACCCAACCAGAATCAACATCACCAACTGAAACCTACCCCCAGGCACGCCCCACGAAACCGAAAACACCTCCGCCAATACAAAAAAGAACACACTCCTCAACGTGTATTCATTCAAATACCACCGGCTATTCCCTCCCATATTTTTGCAATTCTTATTTTCATCCCCATGGCCTACATCGCGCACTCGCTCTACATTTCCCATGTCACTCATCGAAA contains these protein-coding regions:
- a CDS encoding SDR family NAD(P)-dependent oxidoreductase translates to MIRDLKDKVIVITGASSGIGAATAIACANLGMNVVLSARRTDKLETLAENINKKSPNRAIAISCDVAHDEPVQKLFAKTHEHFGRLDVVFANAGYGIFASVLDTNDQEHRHLFEVNYFGTVRTIKESFPYLESTPNSLRQYLITSSVVSEVGIPMFGPYAATKAAQDGLASALRAELAVKDFFVTSIHPAGTSSEFFDVVDDISAEKPAAQNTPKHIMQTPQQVAAKITRAIQKPTAEVWPMRSVHWGVSFATLFPRLRSHVLKGHAKKLIASSPPS